In a single window of the Renibacterium salmoninarum ATCC 33209 genome:
- a CDS encoding enoyl-CoA hydratase, translated as MTENILIEQRGRVSLLTLNRPQALNALNEATMNELVVEATAADADPNVGAVVITGSAKAFAAGADIKEMAAKDYMEMYSSDWFRNWENLTRLRIPMIAAVSGFALGGGCELAMMCDFIIAGDNAKFGQPEINLGVLPGMGGSQRLTRAVGRAKAMDMILTGRMMNAEEAERSGLVSRIVPAADVVAEALKAAEVIAGKSKPVAMIAKEAVNAAFETGLAQGVLFERRLFHSVFATEDQKEGMAAFVDKRSPEFKNR; from the coding sequence ATGACCGAGAACATTCTTATTGAACAGCGTGGGCGAGTGAGCCTGCTGACGCTCAATCGGCCGCAGGCGCTCAACGCGCTTAACGAAGCAACCATGAACGAACTGGTGGTGGAGGCAACTGCAGCGGACGCTGACCCGAACGTGGGCGCCGTCGTGATTACCGGTTCGGCAAAGGCCTTCGCCGCTGGGGCAGACATCAAAGAGATGGCAGCCAAGGATTACATGGAGATGTATTCCTCGGATTGGTTCCGGAATTGGGAGAATCTGACTCGGCTGCGGATCCCGATGATTGCCGCGGTCTCCGGTTTTGCTTTGGGTGGCGGTTGCGAATTGGCGATGATGTGCGACTTCATCATCGCTGGCGATAATGCCAAGTTCGGCCAACCGGAGATCAACCTCGGCGTTTTGCCCGGCATGGGTGGTTCGCAGCGGCTGACCCGTGCAGTGGGCAGGGCCAAGGCAATGGATATGATTCTGACCGGCCGAATGATGAACGCCGAAGAAGCCGAGCGTTCAGGGCTAGTTTCGCGGATTGTGCCCGCGGCAGATGTTGTTGCGGAAGCTTTGAAGGCAGCAGAAGTCATTGCTGGGAAGTCGAAGCCGGTGGCGATGATCGCTAAGGAAGCGGTTAACGCGGCTTTCGAAACTGGCTTAGCGCAGGGTGTGCTGTTTGAACGCAGACTGTTCCATTCGGTTTTCGCAACCGAGGATCAAAAAGAAGGCATGGCGGCGTTTGTGGACAAGCGCAGCCCTGAATTCAAAAACCGCTAA
- a CDS encoding MarR family winged helix-turn-helix transcriptional regulator gives MNQPLSRDPIAEAQCNWERQGWDQVAAPIAAITAIMRTQQILLLRIENVLKPFGLKFARYELLALLGFPRLGKLPMNKASALLQVHPTSVTNAVDRLEVSGLVRRSAHPTDGRATLIELTPEGRSVVKQATAALNEKIFGQSGFAPDDVQTLIDVLGRFRSHSGDF, from the coding sequence ATGAACCAGCCATTATCCAGAGACCCGATCGCTGAGGCACAGTGCAACTGGGAACGGCAAGGTTGGGACCAAGTTGCGGCGCCGATTGCTGCGATTACCGCGATCATGCGCACGCAACAAATCTTGTTACTTCGGATTGAAAACGTACTCAAACCATTCGGGCTCAAGTTCGCCCGCTACGAACTGCTCGCTTTACTCGGCTTTCCCCGGCTTGGGAAGCTGCCCATGAACAAAGCCAGCGCACTCCTCCAAGTGCATCCGACGTCGGTCACCAACGCCGTCGACCGCTTGGAAGTCTCCGGGTTAGTGAGGCGATCGGCTCATCCCACCGACGGACGCGCAACTCTGATTGAGCTGACTCCAGAGGGTCGATCCGTGGTGAAACAAGCTACTGCGGCACTCAACGAGAAAATTTTCGGCCAATCGGGATTCGCCCCGGACGACGTCCAGACGCTCATTGACGTCCTTGGCCGCTTCCGCTCCCACTCCGGCGATTTCTAA